From a region of the Danio aesculapii chromosome 4, fDanAes4.1, whole genome shotgun sequence genome:
- the cd36 gene encoding platelet glycoprotein 4, with protein MTCCDQRCALITGAVLGALIAVFGGILIPVGDMIIKNTVHKETVLENGTLAFDTWTSVDTPMYRQFWIFNVENPSDVLNEGSKPVLVQKGPYTYRIRYIPKTNITFNDNNTVSFVLPAGATFEPSMSVGSEEDVFTSLNLAVAGVYRLIGPKLADWLIRSSGSSLFQNRTVKELLWGYKDPMLNTLIGAFYPYNGTVDGPYTVFTGKDDISKVAIIERWQGETSVNYWNNSYCDKINGSDGSSFHPFLDKKEPLYFFSSDICRSISAEYEATVNLKGIDVYRYLLPVHALASPVSNPDNMCYCTDQELTRNCTLAGLLDITSCKGTPVFISLPHFLYASIELQQGVIGMNPSLDEHSIFLDVEPITGFTLRFSKRLQVNMMYGPSDDIALLNKIKEHTVMPILWLNETGVLDDETAKMFKNELISRMDMLEAAQIGLLVTGSAIFLGCMIGLIVVCSKPSKTNLSLVK; from the exons ATGACCTGCTGCGATCAGCGGTGCGCGCTCATCACCGGGGCCGTGCTGGGCGCCCTGATCGCCGTGTTTGGCGGAATCCTCATTCCGGTGGGCGACATGATTATTAAAAACACCGTTCATAAG GAAACAGTGCTGGAAAATGGGACTTTAGCATTTGACACCTGGACATCTGTAGACACACCGATGTACAGGCAGTTCTGGATTTTTAACGTGGAGAATCCCAGTGATGTTTTAAATGAAGGGTCCAAACCTGTGCTGGTGCAGAAAGGGCCGTATACATACAG GATACGTTACATCCCCAAAACAAATATCACCTTCAATGACAACAACACTGTGTCCTTCGTGCTGCCGGCAGGAGCCACCTTTGAGcctagcatgtcagtaggatccGAGGAGGACGTGTTCACGTCGCTCAACCTTGCTGTCGCA GGTGTTTACCGATTGATTGGTCCTAAACTGGCAGATTGGCTTATCCGAAGCTCCGGTTCCTCACTCTTCCAGAACAGGACTGTTAAGGAGCTGTTGTGGGGCTACAAAGACCCAATGTTGAACACCTTGATTGGTGCTTTTTATCCA taTAATGGCACCGTAGATGGACCCTACACTGTTTTCACAGGCAAAGATGACATCAGTAAAGTAGCCATTATTGAACGCTGGCAAGGTGAAAC ATCAGTGAATTACTGGAACAACTCTTATTGTGACAAGATAAACGGATCAG ATGGTTCCTCTTTCCACCCGTTCCTGGACAAGAAGGAACCTCTATACTTCTTTTCTTCTGATATCTGCCG GTCAATATCTGCTGAATATGAGGCCACTGTGAACCTGAAGGGAATTGATGTGTATCGGTACTTGCTGCCTGTTCATGCTCTGGCTTCTCCAGTTTCCAACCCAGATAACATGTGCTACTGTACAGACCAGGAGCTCACCAGAAACTGCACCTTAGCTGGACTTCTTGACATTACTTCCTGTAAAG GAACCCCAGTCTTCATCTCTCTGCCTCACTTCCTCTATGCCAGTATTGAGCTCCAGCAGGGGGTGATCGGAATGAACCCCAGCTTAGATGAACACTCCATATTTCTGGACGTAGAACCG ATTACAGGTTTTACTCTGAGATTTTCAAAAAGGCTTCAGGTCAACATGATGTACGGCCCGTCCGACGATATTGC ACTTCTCAACAAAATCAAAGAGCACACAGTTATGCCTATTTTATGGTTGAATGAG ACGGGCGTTCTAGACGATGAGACAGCCAAGATGTTCAAGAATGAGCTGATTTCCCGGATGGACATGCTGGAGGCCGCACAGATCGGACTTTTAGTAACTGGTTCTGCAATATTTCTGGGCTGTATGATCGGTTTGATTGTAGTGTGCTCAAAACCGTCAAAAACGAATCTTTCTTTGGTTAAATAA